A single window of Nicotiana tomentosiformis chromosome 1, ASM39032v3, whole genome shotgun sequence DNA harbors:
- the LOC104086973 gene encoding KNR4/SMI1 homolog: MANISVSQLQQKLELIGKLREEVDEIKVESLKWKENMDRLAAERETARAQLSSTKSQLQSLKEKSLAQAREKEEIEARLASELAEAEKTKADTDAMVAIYRADAEAAQFHTSEVANTARTRAHWIAEFAKCQTRRETLEEIHARGFDLSEEITKVTELEAEAGALASDDDDDDDNDDDDDDGSKSGSQSEEEHDVEKTAPVDD; this comes from the coding sequence ATGGCTAATATTtcagtctcacagctgcagcagaagcttgagTTGATCGGGAAACTCCGCGAGGAGGTTGATGAGATAAAGGTAGAGTCCTTAAAATGGAAAGAAAATATGGACCGCCTTGCTGCAGAGAGAGAGACTGCTCGGGCCCAGTTGTCATCGACCAAAAGTCAACTTCAGAGCCTGAAAGAGAAAAGCTTGGCTCAAGCAAGGGAAAAGGAGGAgatcgaggctcggttggcctctgaacttgccgAGGCAGAAAAAACAAAGGCCGATACAGATGCAATGGTGGCTATTTACCGGGCTGATGCCGAAGCCGCTCAGTTCCATACGAGCGAGGTTGCCAATACCGCTCGAACTCGAGCTCATTGGATCGCCGAATTTGCCAAATGCCAaactcggagggaaaccctcgaggagatccatgctcggggCTTCGATCTTTCTGAAGAGATAACAAAGGTAACAGAGCTTGAAGCTGAAGCTGGGGCCTTGGCctccgatgatgatgacgacgatgATAATGACGACGATGACGATGACGGGAGCAAAAGCGGGTCTCAGAGTGAGGAGGAGCACGATGTAGAAAAGACTGCTCCCGTAGATGATTAG